GCATGGGCAAagattttttggaaaagaccccagaagcacaggcaaagacaaaattgacaaatgggattatgtcaagctgagaaacttctgtactgcaaaagaaacactcagcaaaatgaagtgacaactgatagaatgggagaaaatattgcaaattatgcaactgataaagggttaatgtTCAGCATctataaaaagttcaagaaattcaacaacagcaaaacaaacaacccatttaatacaaggcaaaggacttgaacaggcatttttcaagagaagaaattcaaatggccaacagacacttgaaaaaatgttcaggatcactagccattagggcaatgcaaatcaaaaccacagtgaggtttcacctcaccccattagaatggctctcatatggaaatcaacaaatgctggtgaggatgtggggaaaagataccctaatccactgttggtgggaatgtaaactggtacagtcactgtggaagacagtatggagaaacctcagaaatctgaatatagactggTTACCATATAATCCAgacaccccactcctgggaatttacccaaaccaaaagaaatcagcatctaaAAGCAttatctgtacacccatgttcattacagtacaattcacaatagctaagatatggaattaactcagatgtccatcaactgttgtctgtataaagaaattatggttatatatacactatgaaatactactcagctattaaaaaatgaaatcctgtcttttgcaacaagatagattCAAGTAAAATCATCATAagtagtgaaatatgccagttccaaaaagacagatattgtttgttttccaaagtagctaacagagtacttaaaacataatgtattttagtgaaatggacattttgagtcgatcattgtttatagcccttgcctcttCCATTGAAGAAAAGTGGggattttttcttcataatatttatgGAACTCtttttcttagtgtagggttagctATGCAATCAttatataaactgaaaatagatcttttaagaCTGAAaatgtgagagggagaaggaagaagggttggagcatggaccGGAGGGAGGGTGATGGGGAGTATCAttctgttcctaaatctgtatatatgaaatacatgggaCTTGTATagcctaaataaaaatttaaaaaagaagtggagcagccaggattcagatcggagcccataaggaatgctagcatcacaggcagaggtttaacctatgACTACACAATGCCAGAGAATATTTCTTGAAAAGCCTGAGATAGACGTGTCACATGGCCTAGAAATCCCACTATTGGGTATACGcccaaaagacacaaaaatgttgaatcaaagagatacaaggcacattagcagggagctgaattggaagaggagcagccaggacatgaaccactgcccaaatggaatgccagtgtcccaggcagcagcttaatctgctaggccacaatggTGGTCCCAAAGAAACGAGTCTTAACCACATTGTAACTTAAAGTTTCCTTAAAGAAAAGTAAACCTGGCAGCTGTAGAATACACTATATTTATCTCTAatagttattttatatattgtagTACTCTTCAATTGGAGTTTTTAATTCTGAGGTTGGTCTATATGCACTGCAAAGTCCTACAAACTATCAGAGTTGTCTAATTATCTCTTGGAAGTCACTGCTCCTCAAATATTGTGTATGGACAATAATATTTACTGTTTTACCAGTGAttgtatacaaacacacacacacacactagttaCAATCAAATCCCCATCCCTTTCCACTCCAATAATTCATACTTCATTTCTTCAACACTTTATATGCATTGAACACATTTTCCGTGCAAGTGAAAAGTGGTAGAAATTCAGTTGTGGTCCAAAAGCAGTCACTGAGTAAGAATGAGTTGGTCAGCATTCTGTGCCTCTTCCTCATCCAGCAGGGTGCATTCTTCCACTAGCACCAAATGCCTTTGACGTCTATCCATCACCCTTCGCCTCCCACCAACGTCTGCCCTGTTACCTTTATTACAGACACCAATCACATAAAAGGTCAGGATGAAGATATAAATACCATGACACTATTATTCTcttatacataaaaataagaaCTAGGGacctattaaaattaatttagcaCCAGCTATTAAAGAACACTGAAAAGAATGCATCAAAAACTTCAAAGATCACAAGCAAAAATATAGGAAATTCCAGTGTCCACCTCCTTGTTCCCTGAAATAACATgaacaaaggaaataaatctaTTATTCCCTGAAGCTATTCACAAGTGCTCTACGTTTAAGTGACATATGGATATTTTCTCTAGAATTGTGGAGTAGCTAGGCTATTACAATGAGATGGGCTTATAGTTAGATAAATGTGTAACCTCAACGTAAAAAGAGAACCAAAATATCCATGCAATGAACATATTTTGTGATGAGTCTTATTTTCATTAGTTGAACAATCAATAGGATTCAGTTGTTGAACAGCTTATACAATTCCATCTTAGAACTTGCTGTCAATGATTATGATAACATGCTCACTTTgcttaatttctatattttatacatGAATACAGCAACATATCTTTGAAAACTCATTTTAATAGATTTCAAAGATACTATTTTCATAGATTTGAAATGATTTATTGAATGATGTACAACATTTCCATACTATATTTGCATTGTGTATCTTTAGAAGATACTTGACTTCTTATgtctaaaagaaattttaagaatggAAGGtgagtggctggtgttgtggtgcagcctgccaggctgctgcctgtgacaccagcatcccatatgggcactggtatataccctggctaatccacttctgatccagctccctgctaatgcaccaataagagcagcaaaagatggcccaagtacttagacccctgcacccacatgataGACCCAGATCAAGCTCCAGACTCCTTGATTCAACCTGGCTCCACCCAGGCTAttgtagctatttagggagtaaaccagcagactgaagatattctttccctctctctctctttctctctctctctctctttcactctctctctctctccctcttccctccccctcatcccatctctctatctctctgtaactctgactttcaaataaatctttataaaaaataatagaagatgaAAAGACAATTATCAATCAGAAACAATTAGCAATTCAGAAGCCCAGAAACCCATATGAAAACTGAAATACTAAAAACTGAAATCCTTAAAATACAATtcagcctcaaaaaaaaaaaaaaaaggccctgaGTTCAAAACCTAGAAGGAGTAACTTTACTAACTGCATGTGGAAAATTACATGGCAAAAAACATGTCTTGagcatgtttctttgtttttccaatTTCAGAATTAATATTTTCCTAGGATTTCATCTACTTGCAACAAATTTAATATTCTTCAGTACTgattatacatatacacaaaattTTCTCTAAATATAAAGTGTCACTCTTGATCTTACTGAGTACATAGTTTAtataataattccatttttctattaaaCATGAACTAAGAATTATGACAAAATAAAATCTACCTCAATATGTGATTTTGAATTGAAATTTTTACCCCCCAatacacaaattttaaatattgaattcTAAGCATTGTGTAAAACATATGTGTGATACAAATTCCAACAGCAAATAGTAATAATTTTCTGAGATACGCAGACAGTTCTAAATGATGCATACATACTGATAGATCATAAATTCTTCAACTGGAAGATAATATGGAACAAGGacatgaaatatttatatttatgtaaaatgtcTTAATGCATTTTGTATAATCAGATGATTTGTATGAAAAAATTGATTAAAGTTATATTGTTGTCAATATTCAGCCTTTTCATGTACAAGAGTACATAATGTTATGTAGTACTCTTAGGTAAAACAACTTTCAAGGTGTAACTTCAGAAattacaaaaatacataaaagccaATAGGAAGTACATAGTTACATACAAGTGCCAtcagtttgttttctgctggaagaCACATTATTTCCTGATACTTACAGAGCTAAAGGTTTTTATTAACCAGTGCCTCACATGCCAAACAAGTAACAAAAAGGCTTCTTTCAGCTTCCTGTTTCCAAAAATCAATACAACTGAGTGGCTTAATGGATAGATTAATTCAATAGCTTGGCCAAGTGAGAAAACAGGTACATTCTTCTGCCTCTTATAACTCCAAACTGATATAATTACAGAAAGAAAGTAAATGACAAACAGCAAGAGGAAGGAGATCACAGTTTGCAAGGCTTTTACATGGACCTTGGTGCTGGGATCTTGGAGCCTTCTGCCATGGAGCTGCATCTTCCTAAGATGTTTGCACAGGGAATAGATTAACAGCAGAAAACATATCAGGGATGTAGTAAAGGGTATGAGGTTTGTTATGGTCAAAAGACTTAGATCAGAAATGTGTAAGATGCTCAGCAAGTCGGTCTTCCAAGTCACATTTCCTTCATTTTCACTCATCCTCACAATCCACTCCATGTTTTTCACTGAAAGATaacaaaagaaaaccacaaaactCCCAGGAAGTACAAAGAGAATTACCTTGTCAGCATTCCTCTTTAGGTGAAGGAATATAAGATTGGAGAAATTGGCAATTTTGAGCAAATAAAATATGCTGAGGCTAGTAGCAAGCCACACGCTAAAATGGTTGGTTACTGCCCAGGCAACAGTAACAGTGTGTATTACACTTAGATTATATGAAGTTGGATTAACTATAGTTGCGTTCCAATATATTAATATTACCCAGAGCAAAGCAATTCTGGAGACTGCCAAAGCAACGAGAATCCAGTCAACTAAGGAGAGCTTTCTTCTCTTGACCCAATCAGTGCAGATCACCAATGTTATGAAGGCATTGGCAAAATTTCCAAGCACAAATTCTGCCAATACAAGGATGGAAATGATGATTGGTAGTAAACTGAACatagctggaaaaaaaaatgcaagcctAAAAGTTGTATGCAGTAAAATTCTGGTTTCCTTTCAAATTGTAGGGCTAATGTCAAACAGAAAAGCACAAAAGCATGCTAATGGGTGTGCTAACGGGTGTGCTGAGCACCTACTCCTATAGTTCTCTGTCTTGTCTTAGGCTGTAATCTTTCATAGCTAATGCTGGACTGAAAGCTGAATTCTCATTTGCTAGCATGCAAATGGAAACCCATTCTCTTTCAGTGATTTGCAATTTTTTGCCTTGTCTAGTCTCCATTTAATTTGGGAACATGAGGTTTAGATGTCAGCTaggaaaatttgaaaacttaACATGTAGAATACACAGAAAATGTGTAAACTAATGTATGGACATTAGTCATATGAAGATGATCTTAAAGGCTTTTGCCACTGAGGAATGATTTTAACACTGACATAAATCCATGCACAAAAGATTATGGGATTGATATATAGTTTTTCTTAATGTTCCAGTCAAAAGCACTTTAGTTTCCCAAGGAACCCCAGGAAGGCTAACACTCAGCAATTTTGTTCTGACCACCAGCAACTACATAGAGTTTTGCTATTACAATCCCATAAACACATTCGTATGACACAAAAAGCAACAGTAGCCCCTATGTGCTTTGTTGGTTGTACAGAAAATTCCAAGGACTTCTAAGACTGAGTTATTCATCTatactttccaaaataaaaaactgaGTCTTAGGGACTTTACATAGATTTAAGTCTCCTTTTTTCACACTCCAGCTTTTAAATCCATTATTAGTGTTTGTCAGTTATATCTCTCTAGTATATGTCATTTCAAGGGCTCCTATCTTAAGTGCATTTAATGTTCTACTGctcattctttaaataaaatattcaaacctACTATAGATATTCCTGAAATTCATTGTGCTTTTTTGGAATTCCAT
The DNA window shown above is from Oryctolagus cuniculus chromosome 9, mOryCun1.1, whole genome shotgun sequence and carries:
- the LOC100348034 gene encoding taste receptor type 2 member 31-like, which encodes MFSLLPIIISILVLAEFVLGNFANAFITLVICTDWVKRRKLSLVDWILVALAVSRIALLWVILIYWNATIVNPTSYNLSVIHTVTVAWAVTNHFSVWLATSLSIFYLLKIANFSNLIFLHLKRNADKVILFVLPGSFVVFFCYLSVKNMEWIVRMSENEGNVTWKTDLLSILHISDLSLLTITNLIPFTTSLICFLLLIYSLCKHLRKMQLHGRRLQDPSTKVHVKALQTVISFLLLFVIYFLSVIISVWSYKRQKNVPVFSLGQAIELIYPLSHSVVLIFGNRKLKEAFLLLVWHVRHWLIKTFSSVSIRK